In the Oxyura jamaicensis isolate SHBP4307 breed ruddy duck chromosome 18, BPBGC_Ojam_1.0, whole genome shotgun sequence genome, one interval contains:
- the UNK gene encoding RING finger protein unkempt homolog isoform X3 has protein sequence MSKGPLPGGPAAAGPANAASALQAQPEKPQHYTYLKEFRTEQCPLFVQHKCTQHRPYTCFHWHFVNQRRRRSIRRRDGTFNYSPDIYCTKYDETTGICPEGDECPFLHRTTGDTERRYHLRYYKTGICIHETDSKGNCTKNGVHCAFAHGPHDLRSPVYDIRELQAMEALQNGQTTSEGGIEGQSAVAASHAMIEKILSEEPRWQDTTYVLGNYKTEQCKKPPRLCRQGYACPYYHNSKDRRRSPRKHKYRSSPCPSVKHGDEWGDPTKCENGDSCQYCHTRTEQQFHPEIYKSTKCNDMQQSGSCPRGPFCAFAHVEQPPLNEDLQQSSAVSSPTQTGPVMYMPSAAGDSVPVSPSSPHAPDLSNILCRNSSLGSPSNICGSPPGAIGKPHSLESIGFPPDSVTAAGSYKKAPGFEREDQVGAEYLKSFKCQQAKMKSHSLEHRSQEQPLLQPKQDILGILPVGSPLTSSISSSITSSLAATPPSPAGTSSIPGMNANALPFYPTSDTVESVIESALDDLDLNEFGVAALEKTFDSSTVPHTSGIMIGGSLLQSSAPVNIPGSLGSSASFHSASPSPPVSLSSHFLHQPQGHLSQSENTFLGTSASHGSLGLNGMNSSIWEHFASGSFSPSTSPAFLSGPGAAELARLRQELDEANGTIKQWEESWKQAKQACDAWKKEAEEANDRANTANMECELAREQREALELQVKKLQEELERIHTGQDPQFLRSFSDLETLSLSSLYTLQKQLRANLEKVDKAVFQMQSVKCLKCQEENRVVLPCQHAVLCETCAEEGECPICHPNRPHSLQS, from the exons ATACCTGAAGGAGTTCCGCACGGAGCAGTGCCCTCTCTTCGTGCAGCACAAGTGCACTCAGCACCGGCCCTACACTTGCTTCCACTGGCACTTTGTCAACCAGCGTCGTCGCAGATCTATCCGCCGCCGGGATGGTACATTTAACTACAGCCCTGACATTTACTGTACCAAGTATGACGAGACCACAGGAATCTGCCCAGAAGGAGATGA ATGCCCCTTCTTGCACAGAACTACTGGAGACACAGAGAGGAGGTATCACTTGCGCTACTACAAAACTGGAATCTGCATCCATGAGACAGACTCCAAGGGAAACTGCACGAAGAACGGAGTCCACTGTGCTTTTGCTCATGGGCCCCATGATCTACGCTCTCCGGTGTATGACATCAG GGAGCTTCAGGCCATGGAGGCTTTGCAGAATGGTCAGACTACATCAGAAGGTGGCATAGAGGGTCAGTCTGCAGTTGCTGCTAGCCATGCTATGATAGAAAAAATACTCAGCGAGGAGCCGAGGTGGCAAG ATACAACATATGTGTTGGGAAATTACAAGACAGAGCAATGTAAGAAACCCCCCCGCCTCTGTCGCCAGGGTTATGCCTGTCCCTACTATCACAATagcaaagacagaagaagaagcccaagaaaacacaaatacag ATCCTCGCCGTGTCCCAGTGTGAAACATGGAGATGAGTGGGGAGATCCTACCAAGTGTGAAAATGGAGACTCGTGCCAATACTGCCACACTCgcacagagcagcagttccATCCAGAG ATCTACAAATCCACCAAGTGCAATGATATGCAGCAGTCTGGCAGCTGTCCCCGAGGACCCTTCTGTGCCTTTGCACATGTAGAAC agCCTCCTCTCAATGAAGATTTACAGCAATCCTCGGCTGTGTCTAGCCCTACACAGACAGGCCCTGTGATGTATATGCCATCAGCAGCTGGTGATTCTGTTCCAGTCAGCCCTTCCAGCCCACATGCTCCGGACCTTAGCAAT ATTCTTTGTAGGAACAGCAGTCTCGGAAGCCCATCTAATATATGTGGGTCTCCTCCTGGCGCAATTGGAAAGCCGCACAGCTTGGAGAGCATTGGTTTTCCTCCTGATTCAGTAACGGCAGCCGGCAGCTACAAGAAAGCACCGGGGTTTGAGCGAGAAGATCAGGTGGGGGCCGAGTATTTGAAGAGTTTCAAATGCCAG CAAGCAAAAATGAAGTCCCATTCACTGGAACACAGGAGCCAGGAGCAACCTTTGTTACAACCCAAACAG GACATACTGGGTATTCTCCCAGTGGGGAGCCCGCTGACATCCAGCATCTCCTCCAGTATCAcctccagcctggctgcaacaccaccaagccctgctggcaccagcagcatACCAGGCATGAATGCCAATGCCCTTCCTTTCTACCCAACCAGTGACACCGTTGAGTCCGTCATAG AGTCTGCCTTGGATGACCTGGACCTGAATGAATTCGGAGTGGCTGCCCTGGAGAAGACATTTGACAGCAGCACAGTGCCCCACACGAGTGGCATCATGATAG GTGGGAGTTTGCTGCAAAGTTCTGCTCCTGTAAATATCCCCGGCTCCCTTGGAAGCTCTGCCTCCTTTCactctgcctctccttctccACCGGTCAGCCTCTCATCGCATTTCCTCCATCAGCCCCAGGGACACTTAAGCCAATCAGAAAACACATTCCTGGGGACATCAGCTTCTCATGGATCATTAG GTTTAAATGGGATGAACAGCAGCATATGGGAACACTTTGCTTCGGGGAGTTTTTCGCCCAGTACCTCACCTGCATTTCTGTCAGGTCCAGGTGCTGCGGAGCTGGCACGACTACGACAAGAACTGGATGAAGCCAACGGCACAATAAAGCAGTGGGAAGAGTCTTGGAAACAAGCCAAGCAG GCTTGTGATGCTTGGaaaaaggaggcagaggaagccAATGATCGCGCCAACACAGCTAACATGGAATGTGAACTGGCTCGGGAGCAGAGGGAAGCCTTGGAGCTGCAAGTGAAGAaactgcaggaggagctggagaggaTCCACACAGGCCAGGACCCTCAGTTTCTGCGCTCCTTCTCTGACCTGGAAACTCTCTCGCTCTCTTCACTTTACACCCTCCAAAAACAGTTGCGGGCAAACCTGGAGAAAGTGGATAAG GCAGTATTTCAGATGCAGTCAGTGAAATGCCTTAAGTGTCAGGAAGAGAACCGGGTGGTGTTACCGTGCCAACACGCAGTGCTGTGTGAAACGTGCGCCGAGGAGGGCGAGTGTCCCATCTGCCATCCCAACAGGCCCCATTCTCTCCAGTCGTGA
- the UNK gene encoding RING finger protein unkempt homolog isoform X1 has protein sequence MSKGPLPGGPAAAGPANAASALQAQPEKPQHYTYLKEFRTEQCPLFVQHKCTQHRPYTCFHWHFVNQRRRRSIRRRDGTFNYSPDIYCTKYDETTGICPEGDECPFLHRTTGDTERRYHLRYYKTGICIHETDSKGNCTKNGVHCAFAHGPHDLRSPVYDIRELQAMEALQNGQTTSEGGIEGQSAVAASHAMIEKILSEEPRWQDTTYVLGNYKTEQCKKPPRLCRQGYACPYYHNSKDRRRSPRKHKYRSSPCPSVKHGDEWGDPTKCENGDSCQYCHTRTEQQFHPEIYKSTKCNDMQQSGSCPRGPFCAFAHVEQPPLNEDLQQSSAVSSPTQTGPVMYMPSAAGDSVPVSPSSPHAPDLSNVWSKAGTLPTSPTSTTILCRNSSLGSPSNICGSPPGAIGKPHSLESIGFPPDSVTAAGSYKKAPGFEREDQVGAEYLKSFKCQQAKMKSHSLEHRSQEQPLLQPKQDILGILPVGSPLTSSISSSITSSLAATPPSPAGTSSIPGMNANALPFYPTSDTVESVIESALDDLDLNEFGVAALEKTFDSSTVPHTSGIMIGGSLLQSSAPVNIPGSLGSSASFHSASPSPPVSLSSHFLHQPQGHLSQSENTFLGTSASHGSLGLNGMNSSIWEHFASGSFSPSTSPAFLSGPGAAELARLRQELDEANGTIKQWEESWKQAKQACDAWKKEAEEANDRANTANMECELAREQREALELQVKKLQEELERIHTGQDPQFLRSFSDLETLSLSSLYTLQKQLRANLEKVDKAVFQMQSVKCLKCQEENRVVLPCQHAVLCETCAEEGECPICHPNRPHSLQS, from the exons ATACCTGAAGGAGTTCCGCACGGAGCAGTGCCCTCTCTTCGTGCAGCACAAGTGCACTCAGCACCGGCCCTACACTTGCTTCCACTGGCACTTTGTCAACCAGCGTCGTCGCAGATCTATCCGCCGCCGGGATGGTACATTTAACTACAGCCCTGACATTTACTGTACCAAGTATGACGAGACCACAGGAATCTGCCCAGAAGGAGATGA ATGCCCCTTCTTGCACAGAACTACTGGAGACACAGAGAGGAGGTATCACTTGCGCTACTACAAAACTGGAATCTGCATCCATGAGACAGACTCCAAGGGAAACTGCACGAAGAACGGAGTCCACTGTGCTTTTGCTCATGGGCCCCATGATCTACGCTCTCCGGTGTATGACATCAG GGAGCTTCAGGCCATGGAGGCTTTGCAGAATGGTCAGACTACATCAGAAGGTGGCATAGAGGGTCAGTCTGCAGTTGCTGCTAGCCATGCTATGATAGAAAAAATACTCAGCGAGGAGCCGAGGTGGCAAG ATACAACATATGTGTTGGGAAATTACAAGACAGAGCAATGTAAGAAACCCCCCCGCCTCTGTCGCCAGGGTTATGCCTGTCCCTACTATCACAATagcaaagacagaagaagaagcccaagaaaacacaaatacag ATCCTCGCCGTGTCCCAGTGTGAAACATGGAGATGAGTGGGGAGATCCTACCAAGTGTGAAAATGGAGACTCGTGCCAATACTGCCACACTCgcacagagcagcagttccATCCAGAG ATCTACAAATCCACCAAGTGCAATGATATGCAGCAGTCTGGCAGCTGTCCCCGAGGACCCTTCTGTGCCTTTGCACATGTAGAAC agCCTCCTCTCAATGAAGATTTACAGCAATCCTCGGCTGTGTCTAGCCCTACACAGACAGGCCCTGTGATGTATATGCCATCAGCAGCTGGTGATTCTGTTCCAGTCAGCCCTTCCAGCCCACATGCTCCGGACCTTAGCAAT GTGTGGAGTAAAGCAGGAACTCTGCCAACTAGCCCCACCTCCACCACA ATTCTTTGTAGGAACAGCAGTCTCGGAAGCCCATCTAATATATGTGGGTCTCCTCCTGGCGCAATTGGAAAGCCGCACAGCTTGGAGAGCATTGGTTTTCCTCCTGATTCAGTAACGGCAGCCGGCAGCTACAAGAAAGCACCGGGGTTTGAGCGAGAAGATCAGGTGGGGGCCGAGTATTTGAAGAGTTTCAAATGCCAG CAAGCAAAAATGAAGTCCCATTCACTGGAACACAGGAGCCAGGAGCAACCTTTGTTACAACCCAAACAG GACATACTGGGTATTCTCCCAGTGGGGAGCCCGCTGACATCCAGCATCTCCTCCAGTATCAcctccagcctggctgcaacaccaccaagccctgctggcaccagcagcatACCAGGCATGAATGCCAATGCCCTTCCTTTCTACCCAACCAGTGACACCGTTGAGTCCGTCATAG AGTCTGCCTTGGATGACCTGGACCTGAATGAATTCGGAGTGGCTGCCCTGGAGAAGACATTTGACAGCAGCACAGTGCCCCACACGAGTGGCATCATGATAG GTGGGAGTTTGCTGCAAAGTTCTGCTCCTGTAAATATCCCCGGCTCCCTTGGAAGCTCTGCCTCCTTTCactctgcctctccttctccACCGGTCAGCCTCTCATCGCATTTCCTCCATCAGCCCCAGGGACACTTAAGCCAATCAGAAAACACATTCCTGGGGACATCAGCTTCTCATGGATCATTAG GTTTAAATGGGATGAACAGCAGCATATGGGAACACTTTGCTTCGGGGAGTTTTTCGCCCAGTACCTCACCTGCATTTCTGTCAGGTCCAGGTGCTGCGGAGCTGGCACGACTACGACAAGAACTGGATGAAGCCAACGGCACAATAAAGCAGTGGGAAGAGTCTTGGAAACAAGCCAAGCAG GCTTGTGATGCTTGGaaaaaggaggcagaggaagccAATGATCGCGCCAACACAGCTAACATGGAATGTGAACTGGCTCGGGAGCAGAGGGAAGCCTTGGAGCTGCAAGTGAAGAaactgcaggaggagctggagaggaTCCACACAGGCCAGGACCCTCAGTTTCTGCGCTCCTTCTCTGACCTGGAAACTCTCTCGCTCTCTTCACTTTACACCCTCCAAAAACAGTTGCGGGCAAACCTGGAGAAAGTGGATAAG GCAGTATTTCAGATGCAGTCAGTGAAATGCCTTAAGTGTCAGGAAGAGAACCGGGTGGTGTTACCGTGCCAACACGCAGTGCTGTGTGAAACGTGCGCCGAGGAGGGCGAGTGTCCCATCTGCCATCCCAACAGGCCCCATTCTCTCCAGTCGTGA
- the UNK gene encoding RING finger protein unkempt homolog isoform X6: MSKGPLPGGPAAAGPANAASALQAQPEKPQHYTYLKEFRTEQCPLFVQHKCTQHRPYTCFHWHFVNQRRRRSIRRRDGTFNYSPDIYCTKYDETTGICPEGDECPFLHRTTGDTERRYHLRYYKTGICIHETDSKGNCTKNGVHCAFAHGPHDLRSPVYDIRELQAMEALQNGQTTSEGGIEGQSAVAASHAMIEKILSEEPRWQDTTYVLGNYKTEQCKKPPRLCRQGYACPYYHNSKDRRRSPRKHKYRSSPCPSVKHGDEWGDPTKCENGDSCQYCHTRTEQQFHPEIYKSTKCNDMQQSGSCPRGPFCAFAHVEQPPLNEDLQQSSAVSSPTQTGPVMYMPSAAGDSVPVSPSSPHAPDLSNQAKMKSHSLEHRSQEQPLLQPKQDILGILPVGSPLTSSISSSITSSLAATPPSPAGTSSIPGMNANALPFYPTSDTVESVIESALDDLDLNEFGVAALEKTFDSSTVPHTSGIMIGGSLLQSSAPVNIPGSLGSSASFHSASPSPPVSLSSHFLHQPQGHLSQSENTFLGTSASHGSLGLNGMNSSIWEHFASGSFSPSTSPAFLSGPGAAELARLRQELDEANGTIKQWEESWKQAKQACDAWKKEAEEANDRANTANMECELAREQREALELQVKKLQEELERIHTGQDPQFLRSFSDLETLSLSSLYTLQKQLRANLEKVDKAVFQMQSVKCLKCQEENRVVLPCQHAVLCETCAEEGECPICHPNRPHSLQS, translated from the exons ATACCTGAAGGAGTTCCGCACGGAGCAGTGCCCTCTCTTCGTGCAGCACAAGTGCACTCAGCACCGGCCCTACACTTGCTTCCACTGGCACTTTGTCAACCAGCGTCGTCGCAGATCTATCCGCCGCCGGGATGGTACATTTAACTACAGCCCTGACATTTACTGTACCAAGTATGACGAGACCACAGGAATCTGCCCAGAAGGAGATGA ATGCCCCTTCTTGCACAGAACTACTGGAGACACAGAGAGGAGGTATCACTTGCGCTACTACAAAACTGGAATCTGCATCCATGAGACAGACTCCAAGGGAAACTGCACGAAGAACGGAGTCCACTGTGCTTTTGCTCATGGGCCCCATGATCTACGCTCTCCGGTGTATGACATCAG GGAGCTTCAGGCCATGGAGGCTTTGCAGAATGGTCAGACTACATCAGAAGGTGGCATAGAGGGTCAGTCTGCAGTTGCTGCTAGCCATGCTATGATAGAAAAAATACTCAGCGAGGAGCCGAGGTGGCAAG ATACAACATATGTGTTGGGAAATTACAAGACAGAGCAATGTAAGAAACCCCCCCGCCTCTGTCGCCAGGGTTATGCCTGTCCCTACTATCACAATagcaaagacagaagaagaagcccaagaaaacacaaatacag ATCCTCGCCGTGTCCCAGTGTGAAACATGGAGATGAGTGGGGAGATCCTACCAAGTGTGAAAATGGAGACTCGTGCCAATACTGCCACACTCgcacagagcagcagttccATCCAGAG ATCTACAAATCCACCAAGTGCAATGATATGCAGCAGTCTGGCAGCTGTCCCCGAGGACCCTTCTGTGCCTTTGCACATGTAGAAC agCCTCCTCTCAATGAAGATTTACAGCAATCCTCGGCTGTGTCTAGCCCTACACAGACAGGCCCTGTGATGTATATGCCATCAGCAGCTGGTGATTCTGTTCCAGTCAGCCCTTCCAGCCCACATGCTCCGGACCTTAGCAAT CAAGCAAAAATGAAGTCCCATTCACTGGAACACAGGAGCCAGGAGCAACCTTTGTTACAACCCAAACAG GACATACTGGGTATTCTCCCAGTGGGGAGCCCGCTGACATCCAGCATCTCCTCCAGTATCAcctccagcctggctgcaacaccaccaagccctgctggcaccagcagcatACCAGGCATGAATGCCAATGCCCTTCCTTTCTACCCAACCAGTGACACCGTTGAGTCCGTCATAG AGTCTGCCTTGGATGACCTGGACCTGAATGAATTCGGAGTGGCTGCCCTGGAGAAGACATTTGACAGCAGCACAGTGCCCCACACGAGTGGCATCATGATAG GTGGGAGTTTGCTGCAAAGTTCTGCTCCTGTAAATATCCCCGGCTCCCTTGGAAGCTCTGCCTCCTTTCactctgcctctccttctccACCGGTCAGCCTCTCATCGCATTTCCTCCATCAGCCCCAGGGACACTTAAGCCAATCAGAAAACACATTCCTGGGGACATCAGCTTCTCATGGATCATTAG GTTTAAATGGGATGAACAGCAGCATATGGGAACACTTTGCTTCGGGGAGTTTTTCGCCCAGTACCTCACCTGCATTTCTGTCAGGTCCAGGTGCTGCGGAGCTGGCACGACTACGACAAGAACTGGATGAAGCCAACGGCACAATAAAGCAGTGGGAAGAGTCTTGGAAACAAGCCAAGCAG GCTTGTGATGCTTGGaaaaaggaggcagaggaagccAATGATCGCGCCAACACAGCTAACATGGAATGTGAACTGGCTCGGGAGCAGAGGGAAGCCTTGGAGCTGCAAGTGAAGAaactgcaggaggagctggagaggaTCCACACAGGCCAGGACCCTCAGTTTCTGCGCTCCTTCTCTGACCTGGAAACTCTCTCGCTCTCTTCACTTTACACCCTCCAAAAACAGTTGCGGGCAAACCTGGAGAAAGTGGATAAG GCAGTATTTCAGATGCAGTCAGTGAAATGCCTTAAGTGTCAGGAAGAGAACCGGGTGGTGTTACCGTGCCAACACGCAGTGCTGTGTGAAACGTGCGCCGAGGAGGGCGAGTGTCCCATCTGCCATCCCAACAGGCCCCATTCTCTCCAGTCGTGA
- the UNK gene encoding RING finger protein unkempt homolog isoform X5, whose translation MSKGPLPGGPAAAGPANAASALQAQPEKPQHYTYLKEFRTEQCPLFVQHKCTQHRPYTCFHWHFVNQRRRRSIRRRDGTFNYSPDIYCTKYDETTGICPEGDECPFLHRTTGDTERRYHLRYYKTGICIHETDSKGNCTKNGVHCAFAHGPHDLRSPVYDIRELQAMEALQNGQTTSEGGIEGQSAVAASHAMIEKILSEEPRWQDTTYVLGNYKTEQCKKPPRLCRQGYACPYYHNSKDRRRSPRKHKYRSSPCPSVKHGDEWGDPTKCENGDSCQYCHTRTEQQFHPEIYKSTKCNDMQQSGSCPRGPFCAFAHVEQPPLNEDLQQSSAVSSPTQTGPVMYMPSAAGDSVPVSPSSPHAPDLSNVWSKAGTLPTSPTSTTILCRNSSLGSPSNICGSPPGAIGKPHSLESIGFPPDSVTAAGSYKKAPGFEREDQVGAEYLKSFKCQQAKMKSHSLEHRSQEQPLLQPKQDILGILPVGSPLTSSISSSITSSLAATPPSPAGTSSIPGMNANALPFYPTSDTVESVIGGSLLQSSAPVNIPGSLGSSASFHSASPSPPVSLSSHFLHQPQGHLSQSENTFLGTSASHGSLGLNGMNSSIWEHFASGSFSPSTSPAFLSGPGAAELARLRQELDEANGTIKQWEESWKQAKQACDAWKKEAEEANDRANTANMECELAREQREALELQVKKLQEELERIHTGQDPQFLRSFSDLETLSLSSLYTLQKQLRANLEKVDKAVFQMQSVKCLKCQEENRVVLPCQHAVLCETCAEEGECPICHPNRPHSLQS comes from the exons ATACCTGAAGGAGTTCCGCACGGAGCAGTGCCCTCTCTTCGTGCAGCACAAGTGCACTCAGCACCGGCCCTACACTTGCTTCCACTGGCACTTTGTCAACCAGCGTCGTCGCAGATCTATCCGCCGCCGGGATGGTACATTTAACTACAGCCCTGACATTTACTGTACCAAGTATGACGAGACCACAGGAATCTGCCCAGAAGGAGATGA ATGCCCCTTCTTGCACAGAACTACTGGAGACACAGAGAGGAGGTATCACTTGCGCTACTACAAAACTGGAATCTGCATCCATGAGACAGACTCCAAGGGAAACTGCACGAAGAACGGAGTCCACTGTGCTTTTGCTCATGGGCCCCATGATCTACGCTCTCCGGTGTATGACATCAG GGAGCTTCAGGCCATGGAGGCTTTGCAGAATGGTCAGACTACATCAGAAGGTGGCATAGAGGGTCAGTCTGCAGTTGCTGCTAGCCATGCTATGATAGAAAAAATACTCAGCGAGGAGCCGAGGTGGCAAG ATACAACATATGTGTTGGGAAATTACAAGACAGAGCAATGTAAGAAACCCCCCCGCCTCTGTCGCCAGGGTTATGCCTGTCCCTACTATCACAATagcaaagacagaagaagaagcccaagaaaacacaaatacag ATCCTCGCCGTGTCCCAGTGTGAAACATGGAGATGAGTGGGGAGATCCTACCAAGTGTGAAAATGGAGACTCGTGCCAATACTGCCACACTCgcacagagcagcagttccATCCAGAG ATCTACAAATCCACCAAGTGCAATGATATGCAGCAGTCTGGCAGCTGTCCCCGAGGACCCTTCTGTGCCTTTGCACATGTAGAAC agCCTCCTCTCAATGAAGATTTACAGCAATCCTCGGCTGTGTCTAGCCCTACACAGACAGGCCCTGTGATGTATATGCCATCAGCAGCTGGTGATTCTGTTCCAGTCAGCCCTTCCAGCCCACATGCTCCGGACCTTAGCAAT GTGTGGAGTAAAGCAGGAACTCTGCCAACTAGCCCCACCTCCACCACA ATTCTTTGTAGGAACAGCAGTCTCGGAAGCCCATCTAATATATGTGGGTCTCCTCCTGGCGCAATTGGAAAGCCGCACAGCTTGGAGAGCATTGGTTTTCCTCCTGATTCAGTAACGGCAGCCGGCAGCTACAAGAAAGCACCGGGGTTTGAGCGAGAAGATCAGGTGGGGGCCGAGTATTTGAAGAGTTTCAAATGCCAG CAAGCAAAAATGAAGTCCCATTCACTGGAACACAGGAGCCAGGAGCAACCTTTGTTACAACCCAAACAG GACATACTGGGTATTCTCCCAGTGGGGAGCCCGCTGACATCCAGCATCTCCTCCAGTATCAcctccagcctggctgcaacaccaccaagccctgctggcaccagcagcatACCAGGCATGAATGCCAATGCCCTTCCTTTCTACCCAACCAGTGACACCGTTGAGTCCGTCATAG GTGGGAGTTTGCTGCAAAGTTCTGCTCCTGTAAATATCCCCGGCTCCCTTGGAAGCTCTGCCTCCTTTCactctgcctctccttctccACCGGTCAGCCTCTCATCGCATTTCCTCCATCAGCCCCAGGGACACTTAAGCCAATCAGAAAACACATTCCTGGGGACATCAGCTTCTCATGGATCATTAG GTTTAAATGGGATGAACAGCAGCATATGGGAACACTTTGCTTCGGGGAGTTTTTCGCCCAGTACCTCACCTGCATTTCTGTCAGGTCCAGGTGCTGCGGAGCTGGCACGACTACGACAAGAACTGGATGAAGCCAACGGCACAATAAAGCAGTGGGAAGAGTCTTGGAAACAAGCCAAGCAG GCTTGTGATGCTTGGaaaaaggaggcagaggaagccAATGATCGCGCCAACACAGCTAACATGGAATGTGAACTGGCTCGGGAGCAGAGGGAAGCCTTGGAGCTGCAAGTGAAGAaactgcaggaggagctggagaggaTCCACACAGGCCAGGACCCTCAGTTTCTGCGCTCCTTCTCTGACCTGGAAACTCTCTCGCTCTCTTCACTTTACACCCTCCAAAAACAGTTGCGGGCAAACCTGGAGAAAGTGGATAAG GCAGTATTTCAGATGCAGTCAGTGAAATGCCTTAAGTGTCAGGAAGAGAACCGGGTGGTGTTACCGTGCCAACACGCAGTGCTGTGTGAAACGTGCGCCGAGGAGGGCGAGTGTCCCATCTGCCATCCCAACAGGCCCCATTCTCTCCAGTCGTGA